The sequence GCACGCCGTCGCCCCGGACGCCCACATCATCCTGGTCGAGACCGGCGTCGCCGAGACCGAGGGCACCGTCGGCCTGCCCGAGATGATGGACGCCGAGCAGGCGCTCATCCGCTCCGGCCGCGCCGACGTCATCTCGCAGAGCTTCGGCGCCACCGAGAACACCTTCCCCGGCTACGACAAGGGCGACTTCAAGTCGCTCACCGATCTGCGCTACGCCTTCAAGGAGGCCGCCGCGCACGACGTCACGGTGCTCGCCTCCTCGGGCGACAACGGGGCCACCGACGCCAAGGAGAACGGCTCGGACCTGTACCCGTACAAGGTCAACTCCTGGCCGTCCTCGGACCCGCTGGTCACCTCCATCGGCGGCACCCAGATGACCCTGGACGACGCGGGCAAGCGCACCGCGCCGGACAAGGTCTGGCACGACGCGTACGGCGCGGGCGGCGGCGGCGTCTCCGGCATCTTCGACCGGCCGCTGTACCAGACCGGCGTCGCCAGGGTCACCGGCAACCACCGCGGCACCCCGGACATCAGCATGAGCGCGGCCGTCGACGGCGGCGCCTGGACCTACGAGTCCTACGACCCCACCCGGGCCGGCTGGCACCTCACCGGCGGCACCAGTGAGGCCGCGCCGATCTTCTCCGGCGTCGTCGCCCTCGCCGACCAGCTCGCCGGGCACCGCCTCGGCCAGCTGAACTGGCGCATGTACGGCCTCAACCTGCTCCCGAACCAGTGGAGCGGCATCAGCGACGTGACCACCGGCGACAACTCCTGGGACACCGTGACCGGCTACCAGGCCGC comes from Streptomyces sp. TLI_053 and encodes:
- a CDS encoding S53 family peptidase translates to MGSPRTLRRALALLAVGATALTAGTVSTGSVVAGATTAGAPTAAGVHVRPASAGHVNALGRTAPLSTSDCVSQLGIHCYSPLQYREAYNLNSLYKEGVTGKGRTIVIVDSFGSPTIQHDLEVFDKQWGIPDTQVEIMKWGNVPPFDPTNPDHTGWAGESTLDVEYAHAVAPDAHIILVETGVAETEGTVGLPEMMDAEQALIRSGRADVISQSFGATENTFPGYDKGDFKSLTDLRYAFKEAAAHDVTVLASSGDNGATDAKENGSDLYPYKVNSWPSSDPLVTSIGGTQMTLDDAGKRTAPDKVWHDAYGAGGGGVSGIFDRPLYQTGVARVTGNHRGTPDISMSAAVDGGAWTYESYDPTRAGWHLTGGTSEAAPIFSGVVALADQLAGHRLGQLNWRMYGLNLLPNQWSGISDVTTGDNSWDTVTGYQAAKGYDLASGLGTIDAGRFVHALAGR